Proteins found in one Sporosarcina sp. FSL K6-3457 genomic segment:
- a CDS encoding DUF4242 domain-containing protein: protein MGLFLVESSLSGIVSTKQEADQKAAELQAKLGEKEAALIELQVSKDFSRSFFIVEATDKETASSVLQEAGITIELIKDVRLVGDELEKVKQQQDVVNYLVEWNLPEDLTMDQYLARKKKNSVHYEEVPEVAFARTYVCEDMSKCLCFYDAPDEAAVKRAREAVKTPIDSITEILG from the coding sequence ATGGGATTATTTTTAGTTGAATCTTCTTTAAGTGGTATCGTGAGCACTAAGCAAGAGGCTGATCAAAAGGCAGCTGAACTCCAAGCAAAACTTGGTGAAAAAGAGGCGGCACTAATTGAATTACAAGTATCAAAAGATTTTTCACGCTCGTTTTTCATTGTCGAAGCAACTGACAAAGAAACTGCATCTAGTGTGTTACAAGAGGCAGGCATTACAATTGAACTGATTAAAGACGTACGGCTTGTCGGCGATGAGTTGGAAAAAGTAAAACAGCAGCAAGACGTTGTCAACTATTTAGTGGAATGGAACCTGCCAGAGGACTTAACAATGGATCAGTATCTCGCTCGCAAAAAGAAAAATTCTGTTCATTACGAAGAAGTTCCTGAAGTGGCGTTTGCTAGAACGTATGTCTGTGAAGATATGTCAAAATGTCTGTGCTTCTATGATGCACCTGACGAGGCAGCTGTCAAACGTGCACGCGAAGCAGTTAAAACACCAATCGATTCCATTACAGAAATTTTAGGCTAA